GTCATCTCGATGATGGCGGCCTTCACGGGCCTCGCCCTCACGCGGGGGCTGTCCGCGGTCTCGGAAGGCGTGCGCCACCTGCGGATCGCGATGGCCGCGATCGCGCTGGGCGGCGGCATCTGGACGATGCATTTCGTCGCCATGCTGGCGATGCGGTTCGAGGTCGCCGTCTATTACGAGGCGCTGCCCACCGTCGCCTCGGTACTGATCGCGATCCTGCTGGCGGGGCTTGCGCTGATCCTGATGCATTTCGGCCGACGCACCGGGCCCCGGATGGCGCTTTCCGGGGCGGTGCTCGGGCTCGGCATCGTGATCATGCACTATACCGGCCTTTCGGCCATCGAGGGCTGTCGGCCGGTCTACGGGCTGGCGGGCGTCGCCGTCGCGGGCGGGCTGGCCGTGCTGTTGGGCGGGCTCGCGATCCGCGTGGCCTATGGCCGGCGCACGTCTGCGAACATCCTCGCGGCAACGGCGATCTTCGGGCTCTCGGTCGCCATCGTCCATTTCACCGCGATGTACTGGACGGGGTTCGCGCGCACCGCCGGCGACGTGCTGGCCGGACCGGCCATCGACAACGCGCATCTGGCGCTGCTGGTGCTTGTGACCGCCTTCGTGATCTCGGGCGCCTTCCTGATGTCCGGGGCGTCCTTCCTCTCGGCAAGCCCGTTCCCCGCCGAAGCGCCGGCAGAACCGCCGCCCGCGCCCCCGAACGAGCCGGCCACAGCCGGCCCCCGCCTGCCCTACGAACGCGAAGGGGTCACCTACTTTTTGCCCCCGGGCGCGGTCTCGGCGATCCGGGCCGAGGGGCATTACACCATCGCCTATACCGACGAGGGTCGCGTCTTCTGCCCCTGGTCGATCAGCGAGGCGGAGCGGCGGCTCTGCGCCTCGGGCTTCTTCCGCGTCCACCGCAGCTACCTGGTGAATACCGGGCGCGTGGCGGCCTTCGAACGGCGCAAGGACAGCGGTCTGTGCCGCTTCGAGGGGCTCGCCGATCTCGACCGCGTGCCGGTCAGTCGCGCGCGCGTGCCCGCGCTCAGGGAGCGGCTCGGCCTCTGAGGCGCAACTCGTGAAGCCATTTCGCAACTCGTGAGAAGGATCGGGCCGGCGGTGCAGCACCCTGTCGCAGCCAACGCGGCGATCCCTACCCTTTGGCGGCGTGACTACCCGCCGATGTACGAGCGGGGGCGCGCCAGACAAGGGAGGAGCGCGGATGATCCCAGCGCAGTTCGAATATCACCGGCCGGACTCCGTCGCCGCGGCCGTCGACCTGATGCGAGAGCATGGCGACGAGGGCCGGGTCGTGGCGGGCGGCCACAGCCTGATCCCGATGATGAAGCTTCGGATGGCCGCGCCGGAACACCTGATCGACCTGCAGGGCATCGCGGACCTGAAGGGCATCGAGGTCGGAGAAACCATCCGCATCGGCGCGATGACGACGCAATCCGAAATGCTGATCCACACTGGCCTGGCCGACGCCGCGCCGATCCTCCTGGAGGCCGCGCGCCAGATCGCCGACCCGCAGGTGCGCAACCTGGGCACCGTGGGCGGCAACGTCGCCAATGGCGACCCGGGCAACGACCTGCCCGCGCTGATGATGTGCCTTGATGCGCGCTTCACGCTCGTCGGCCCCGACGGCACGCGCGAGGTGGCGGCGCGCGACTTCTACGAGGCGCCCTATGTCACCGCGCGCGAGGAGGAGGAGCTGCTGACCGCGGTCAGCTTTGCCGCCCCGCCCAGGGGGCACGCCTACGAAAAGCAGAAGCGCAAGATCGGCGATTACGCGACCGCCGCCGCGGCCGTGCTGATCGGCGCAGAGGATGGGCGGGTCGTGTCGGCCTCGGTCGCGATGACCAATGTGGCCGACGTGCCCGTTCACAGCACCGCGGCGGGCGAGGCCCTGATCGGGACCGCCTGCGGGGAGGACGCGGTGCAGGCCGCGGTTGCCGCCATGCAGGGCGACATCGACCCGGTGGAGGACAACCGCGGCCCCGTCGAGTTCAAGCGCCACGTCGCCGGCGTGATCCTGGCCCGCGCCATCGCGCGCGCCTGGGACCGGGCCTGAGGGAGGAAAGAATGTCCAGGATGCACCTGACGCTGACGGTGAACGGCGAGGCGGTGGAAACGCT
This genomic window from Rhodovulum sp. ES.010 contains:
- a CDS encoding MHYT domain-containing protein, with amino-acid sequence MLVYVYDYRLIAASVVISMMAAFTGLALTRGLSAVSEGVRHLRIAMAAIALGGGIWTMHFVAMLAMRFEVAVYYEALPTVASVLIAILLAGLALILMHFGRRTGPRMALSGAVLGLGIVIMHYTGLSAIEGCRPVYGLAGVAVAGGLAVLLGGLAIRVAYGRRTSANILAATAIFGLSVAIVHFTAMYWTGFARTAGDVLAGPAIDNAHLALLVLVTAFVISGAFLMSGASFLSASPFPAEAPAEPPPAPPNEPATAGPRLPYEREGVTYFLPPGAVSAIRAEGHYTIAYTDEGRVFCPWSISEAERRLCASGFFRVHRSYLVNTGRVAAFERRKDSGLCRFEGLADLDRVPVSRARVPALRERLGL
- a CDS encoding xanthine dehydrogenase family protein subunit M — protein: MIPAQFEYHRPDSVAAAVDLMREHGDEGRVVAGGHSLIPMMKLRMAAPEHLIDLQGIADLKGIEVGETIRIGAMTTQSEMLIHTGLADAAPILLEAARQIADPQVRNLGTVGGNVANGDPGNDLPALMMCLDARFTLVGPDGTREVAARDFYEAPYVTAREEEELLTAVSFAAPPRGHAYEKQKRKIGDYATAAAAVLIGAEDGRVVSASVAMTNVADVPVHSTAAGEALIGTACGEDAVQAAVAAMQGDIDPVEDNRGPVEFKRHVAGVILARAIARAWDRA